One part of the Oncorhynchus kisutch isolate 150728-3 linkage group LG22, Okis_V2, whole genome shotgun sequence genome encodes these proteins:
- the LOC116356360 gene encoding cryptochrome-1-like produces MTCDPNGSYARTWCPELAAVPDDFIHKPCKCPASMLCRTDLEERSLSLQDMKLGFVVNTDRQFLLPVITRMEFKHQSDDPDPDAASNPHVSRDHSLHEPDRLHDQRDERGEGETGETRER; encoded by the exons ATGACCTGTGACCCTAACGGAAGTTACGCCAGGACGTGGTGCCCTGAGCTGGCTGCTGTGCCTGATGACTTCATACACAAACCCTGTAAGTGTCCAGCCTCCATGCTGTGCCGCACCG ATCTGGAGGAAAGGAGCCTCTCTCTCCAGGACATGAAGTTG GGATTCGTGGTCAACACAGATAGGCAGTTCCTCCTGCCTGTCATCACCCGCATGGAGTTCAAACACCAATCAGACGATCCAGACCCGGATGCTGCCTCTAACCCCCATGTGAGTCGAGACCATAGCCTTCATGAACCAGACAGACTTCATGACCAGCGTGatgaaagaggggagggagagacaggagagaccagagaaagatag